From Paraflavitalea devenefica, the proteins below share one genomic window:
- a CDS encoding AraC family transcriptional regulator — protein MKPLVQKLPLTADTSFIAQTFRTPHFEVGWHQHIEYELILFTEGSGMSFVGNQVGEFDTGDIYFLGSNLPHTFQKSGDQITSAVVVQFRDDCWGSDLLRIPESRHMKQLLDTSQYGLKIQGDCRQRLAPMIKELEWAHDGRRLLLLLQCLDLMAETKEYVTVSTKEITQLNSKDKDCIDRVFQFTIDSFRDPVTLPQVAAIACMSVPAFCNYFKRSTKKTYIDFLNEVRIGYACQLLQETNNTVLDICYESGYNTMTNFHKQFLKIKQFTPLQYRKHFAAEVIKRGGNIGIVEDVPAS, from the coding sequence ATGAAGCCGCTCGTTCAGAAACTGCCCCTTACTGCCGATACTTCTTTTATCGCCCAAACATTCCGCACACCGCATTTTGAAGTGGGCTGGCACCAGCATATTGAATATGAGCTGATCCTGTTTACCGAAGGTTCGGGCATGAGCTTTGTCGGCAACCAGGTGGGTGAGTTTGACACCGGGGATATTTATTTCCTCGGTTCCAACCTGCCGCATACGTTTCAAAAGAGCGGCGACCAAATCACCAGCGCCGTGGTGGTGCAGTTCAGGGATGATTGCTGGGGCAGTGACCTGCTGCGGATACCGGAAAGCCGGCACATGAAACAGTTACTGGACACCTCCCAGTATGGATTGAAGATACAGGGCGATTGCCGGCAGCGGCTGGCGCCGATGATCAAAGAACTGGAATGGGCGCATGATGGCCGGCGCCTGCTGTTGTTGCTACAGTGCCTGGACCTGATGGCCGAGACCAAAGAATATGTCACCGTATCTACGAAAGAAATAACCCAACTGAACAGTAAAGACAAGGATTGTATTGACCGGGTATTCCAGTTTACCATTGATTCTTTCCGCGATCCCGTTACGTTGCCGCAGGTAGCCGCCATTGCCTGCATGAGTGTGCCCGCCTTTTGTAATTACTTCAAGCGCAGCACGAAGAAAACCTATATTGACTTCCTTAATGAAGTGAGGATTGGTTATGCCTGTCAGCTCCTGCAGGAAACCAACAACACCGTACTGGACATTTGTTATGAAAGCGGTTATAATACCATGACCAATTTTCACAAGCAGTTCTTAAAGATCAAACAATTCACGCCTTTACAGTACCGGAAGCATTTTGCGGCGGAGGTGATTAAGAGGGGCGGGAATATTGGGATTGTGGAAGATGTTCCTGCTTCTTAG
- a CDS encoding sugar phosphate isomerase/epimerase family protein, which yields MKIEFYCPRWGSEYLSWEDFCRQVKQEGYDGIEYGIAATTTRQELDAVWDTAARYELKIIPQHYDTYEANFIRHYELYQAWLEKLKPYPAEKVNSQTGKDFFSFSQNEVLIQAAATSGLPIVHETHRNKFPFAAHIAKKYLQAIPGLKLTLDASHWVCVAESYLDDQPEAMQLAIERTEHIHARVGYAEGPQVPDPRVPAWQEALHKHLAWWDKVVERKRKEKATLTITPEFGPFPYMVHLPATSAPIADQWAVNSYMMRLLKKRYETAPHLVNGL from the coding sequence ATGAAGATTGAATTCTATTGTCCCCGCTGGGGAAGTGAGTACCTTTCCTGGGAAGATTTTTGCCGGCAGGTAAAGCAGGAAGGTTATGATGGCATTGAATACGGTATCGCTGCCACCACTACCCGGCAGGAGCTGGATGCCGTATGGGACACCGCCGCGAGATATGAATTGAAGATCATTCCACAGCACTATGATACCTATGAAGCCAACTTCATCCGGCATTATGAGCTGTACCAGGCCTGGCTGGAAAAACTGAAGCCTTATCCCGCCGAAAAGGTCAACTCACAAACCGGGAAGGATTTCTTTAGCTTCAGCCAGAATGAAGTGCTCATTCAGGCAGCAGCCACCAGCGGTCTGCCCATCGTGCACGAAACCCACCGCAATAAATTTCCCTTTGCCGCGCACATCGCTAAAAAATACCTGCAGGCCATACCTGGTTTAAAACTAACGCTGGATGCCTCTCACTGGGTGTGTGTGGCGGAATCTTACCTCGATGACCAGCCGGAGGCCATGCAACTGGCCATAGAAAGAACAGAGCATATCCATGCCAGGGTAGGCTATGCAGAAGGTCCGCAGGTGCCTGATCCCCGGGTGCCGGCCTGGCAGGAAGCCTTGCACAAGCACCTGGCCTGGTGGGATAAAGTAGTAGAACGTAAGAGAAAAGAAAAGGCCACGCTCACCATCACGCCGGAGTTTGGCCCCTTCCCCTACATGGTACACCTGCCGGCCACCAGCGCCCCCATTGCCGATCAGTGGGCCGTGAACAGCTACATGATGCGCTTACTAAAGAAAAGATATGAAACCGCGCCCCATTTAGTAAATGGATTATAA
- a CDS encoding MauE/DoxX family redox-associated membrane protein translates to MKRTTIIEIIVMLYVILFLYTGISKIMEYGVFKEQLAESPILAPMASLVARGLPIVEFLLVVLLAVPRWRLKGFYASTGLMIAFTIYIIVLMSFNDQLPCSCGGVLAALSWGQHIVFNGVFIVLGIVGVILERKVRRTAADYWHAIVKQPDHSI, encoded by the coding sequence ATGAAAAGGACGACTATCATTGAGATCATTGTTATGCTGTATGTCATCCTGTTCCTGTATACCGGCATCAGCAAGATCATGGAGTATGGTGTATTCAAGGAACAATTGGCGGAATCGCCTATCCTGGCGCCTATGGCATCACTGGTAGCGCGTGGGCTGCCTATTGTGGAATTCTTGCTGGTCGTATTGCTGGCAGTTCCCCGGTGGCGATTGAAGGGATTTTATGCCTCTACAGGATTGATGATCGCTTTTACTATTTACATCATTGTACTCATGAGCTTTAATGATCAACTGCCCTGCAGTTGTGGTGGTGTGCTGGCAGCTTTATCATGGGGACAGCATATTGTTTTTAATGGTGTGTTTATTGTATTGGGTATTGTTGGGGTGATCCTCGAAAGAAAGGTGCGGAGGACGGCAGCGGATTACTGGCATGCTATTGTTAAACAGCCGGATCACAGCATTTAA
- a CDS encoding phytanoyl-CoA dioxygenase family protein yields MNKEHAYIPAAGITPDNIAFYTNYGYLIAPGLLSAAEIAELKKETAAIFRGQRGYLDGIIQVEAGESDAAILRKYVAIHFPHKISALIYDYLFHHKIVSVLTKVVSPNLKCMQSMLFVKGPGKAGQAWHQDEFYIPTRDKSLVGAWIAIDDANVENGCLWIIPGRPGYMMPRVQNDSAEYADVDTIDVSPFREQMIPVEVKSGSVVFFNGYTLHSSLRNKTADNFRTALVNHYMSAESMLPWDQDGKLPATEDLRDIVLIAGNDPYQWKGTVDVNKPYLRPEVLKIKTKPL; encoded by the coding sequence ATGAACAAGGAGCATGCTTACATTCCTGCTGCAGGAATTACCCCCGACAACATTGCCTTCTATACCAATTATGGATACCTCATCGCACCCGGTCTCTTATCGGCCGCTGAAATTGCAGAGCTGAAAAAAGAAACCGCCGCCATCTTCCGCGGCCAGCGTGGCTACCTCGATGGCATCATCCAGGTAGAGGCCGGCGAAAGCGATGCAGCAATACTGCGGAAATACGTGGCCATCCATTTCCCCCATAAGATATCGGCGCTCATTTACGATTACCTCTTTCACCACAAGATCGTCTCGGTACTTACCAAAGTCGTCAGCCCCAACCTCAAGTGCATGCAGTCCATGCTCTTTGTAAAAGGGCCGGGCAAGGCGGGACAAGCCTGGCACCAGGATGAGTTCTACATTCCCACCCGCGATAAAAGTCTGGTAGGCGCCTGGATTGCCATTGATGACGCCAATGTAGAGAACGGCTGCCTCTGGATCATTCCCGGCCGCCCGGGCTACATGATGCCAAGGGTACAAAATGATTCTGCCGAATATGCCGATGTAGACACCATTGATGTATCCCCCTTCAGGGAGCAAATGATACCGGTGGAAGTGAAGAGCGGCTCCGTGGTCTTCTTCAACGGCTATACCCTGCACAGCTCTTTGCGGAATAAGACGGCCGATAATTTCCGTACCGCACTGGTAAATCACTACATGAGTGCAGAATCCATGTTGCCCTGGGACCAGGACGGCAAGCTGCCCGCTACGGAAGACCTGCGGGATATTGTGCTCATCGCCGGCAATGACCCTTATCAATGGAAAGGCACCGTAGACGTGAACAAACCTTACCTTCGTCCTGAAGTATTGAAAATAAAAACAAAACCCCTCTAA
- a CDS encoding carbohydrate-binding protein — MNTFNKPLAFYRRIPLLIILLGGTLIMGATTAQELTISLSPHHTNMENYAAKELARYLHTLTGTLPSITTNAVTNNNNLFILGRPGHPMIDQLISNSQIKISPTNPGPQGYLLKKIQRNNQSIIVIAANDTTGVLYGVYGFLEEHMGINFSFDGDVLPLSPASSSPPPPESLSRSSGRDLGGGFGGAIDEVKTPAMAIRGFLPWTNFPQSATSYSWEDWTFILDQMARLRMNFLHIHNYTGEEGHNEMFHNFEVAGKLSRVWMATARSGHAWGSYPGWEVNKYPFGSAALFDDYDFGADCALHNEKLDNKQVFRKGVNEFQRVIEYAHKRGIKIGLGLDINLIHESYQLPPDDPRVIAARVQQIATDYPGLDYLLCFQSESLVHEGAEKAREQWRTIFDAFYHGLKKTMPRLRLAVAGWGLRAEDVSSLPKDVICAPISKYSDAFEDGHIYKDHEYWGCPWLERDFYSSTYYYPYNMHLSNTIRAWQERSPNMKGFYSLTWRITDAVKAKMWFMARAPWDDQNKLNSATTVYRQFATQQYGAPAAALVTPIINQNEPFASDFSECRWTPPFSLAGVDRRAQYLFNLHSFKPVEASGNGTHQMAVNYAKYFQARKAPGPQGQEIIGYVVNGSWLAYDNVSFTPSTRQYQFRVSSATDGGRIELRLDTPDGPLIGEKEILPTGSWNEWKDVTVFIEPPSGTHTLYLLFKDREPVQLAQAQLSKANQQLSTIDSAISLTATPGQQYRLRLLRSRIAATRDHILLNLYASNRAHDIAAMARSWVSNFNSRVSDISSLGNVVSVQNRFIQNNYRDLGWKQLNSYMAIPPENVEARGTQTGARLYWQTDNPNIRGFFIYRDGKKINNELLPAHTRQYEDKADGQHAYEVHPVCWGNDAELPSISVPCLAGNADAAAPQIVIISPPTSVLAGQSVWIKARLLDNRSDELLTATLYYRSAGTKEWKQLPMTRRVKAVFTAAIPATTITEKGIDYYISATDGSNTAVFPADAPSLPLSLVQEKATRLVPSLKAPVATTDKYTLKWQPVKGAFYYRIYRSQQKECAAGPENNLTYIAADAALTYTDNGQDLRAQPLTGAWYYRITAVDRQGYESLPSAAVAIHQLQGDRKPSSP; from the coding sequence GTGAATACCTTCAACAAACCGCTTGCCTTCTACAGAAGGATCCCTTTACTGATCATATTACTGGGAGGCACACTGATCATGGGTGCAACAACCGCCCAGGAACTGACGATCAGCTTATCCCCCCACCATACCAATATGGAAAACTATGCCGCCAAAGAACTGGCGCGCTACCTCCATACCCTCACTGGCACCTTACCATCCATTACCACCAATGCAGTAACAAACAACAACAACCTTTTCATCCTCGGCCGCCCCGGTCATCCCATGATCGACCAACTCATCAGCAACAGCCAAATAAAAATAAGCCCCACTAATCCCGGCCCCCAAGGCTATCTCCTTAAAAAGATTCAACGCAACAACCAATCTATCATCGTCATCGCCGCCAATGACACCACCGGCGTCTTATACGGCGTCTACGGCTTCCTCGAAGAACACATGGGCATCAACTTCTCGTTTGACGGAGACGTATTACCCTTGTCCCCCGCGTCTTCAAGTCCCCCTCCACCGGAGAGCTTGTCCCGCTCAAGCGGGAGGGATTTAGGGGGAGGCTTCGGGGGGGCCATCGACGAAGTAAAAACTCCAGCTATGGCCATCCGCGGCTTCCTCCCCTGGACCAACTTCCCCCAATCAGCCACCTCCTACTCCTGGGAAGACTGGACCTTCATCCTCGACCAGATGGCCCGCCTACGCATGAACTTCCTCCACATCCACAACTATACCGGCGAAGAAGGCCACAATGAAATGTTCCACAACTTTGAAGTGGCCGGCAAGCTATCCCGCGTATGGATGGCCACTGCCCGCAGCGGCCATGCCTGGGGCAGCTATCCCGGCTGGGAAGTGAACAAATATCCTTTCGGCTCGGCCGCCCTCTTTGATGATTATGATTTCGGGGCCGACTGCGCCCTGCACAATGAAAAGCTCGATAACAAACAGGTATTCCGCAAGGGCGTCAATGAATTTCAGCGCGTCATTGAGTATGCGCATAAACGTGGTATTAAGATAGGACTGGGCCTCGACATCAACCTCATCCACGAAAGCTACCAGTTGCCCCCCGATGATCCCCGCGTAATAGCCGCCCGGGTACAACAGATCGCCACCGATTACCCCGGACTGGATTACCTGCTTTGCTTCCAGAGTGAATCACTCGTACATGAAGGCGCCGAAAAAGCGCGGGAACAATGGCGCACCATCTTCGATGCTTTTTACCACGGACTGAAAAAAACAATGCCCCGGCTGCGCCTCGCCGTGGCAGGCTGGGGACTGCGCGCTGAAGATGTATCCTCCCTGCCCAAAGACGTCATCTGTGCCCCCATCTCCAAATACTCCGATGCGTTTGAAGATGGCCATATTTACAAAGACCATGAATACTGGGGCTGTCCCTGGCTGGAAAGGGATTTTTACAGCTCCACCTACTACTATCCCTACAACATGCACCTCTCCAACACCATCCGGGCCTGGCAGGAGCGGTCGCCCAATATGAAAGGCTTTTATTCCCTCACCTGGCGCATTACCGATGCCGTGAAAGCCAAGATGTGGTTCATGGCCCGCGCGCCCTGGGATGATCAAAACAAACTCAACAGCGCCACCACCGTGTACCGGCAATTTGCTACCCAACAGTACGGCGCACCCGCCGCCGCGCTGGTAACGCCCATCATCAACCAGAATGAACCCTTTGCCAGCGACTTCAGCGAATGCCGGTGGACACCGCCTTTCTCCCTCGCAGGGGTAGACAGAAGGGCCCAGTACCTCTTCAACCTGCATTCCTTTAAACCGGTAGAGGCGTCCGGCAATGGCACACACCAGATGGCGGTGAACTATGCCAAATACTTCCAGGCCCGCAAAGCGCCCGGTCCGCAGGGACAGGAGATCATCGGTTATGTCGTCAACGGAAGCTGGCTGGCCTATGACAATGTTTCCTTTACGCCTTCCACCCGGCAATACCAGTTCCGTGTGTCCTCCGCCACCGATGGCGGCCGGATAGAATTACGGTTAGATACACCTGATGGCCCCCTCATCGGTGAAAAAGAAATATTACCCACCGGAAGCTGGAATGAATGGAAAGATGTCACCGTGTTCATTGAACCACCCAGTGGTACGCACACCCTCTACCTGCTCTTCAAAGACCGGGAGCCCGTGCAACTGGCGCAGGCGCAACTCAGCAAAGCCAATCAGCAACTAAGTACCATTGATTCGGCCATCAGCCTGACGGCAACACCTGGTCAGCAATACCGCCTCCGCCTGCTCCGGAGTCGCATCGCAGCCACCAGAGACCACATATTGCTCAACCTCTACGCCTCCAATCGCGCCCACGATATAGCGGCCATGGCCCGCTCCTGGGTCAGTAACTTCAACAGCCGCGTGAGTGATATCTCTTCCCTCGGCAATGTGGTGAGTGTGCAGAACCGGTTTATCCAAAACAATTACCGCGACCTCGGCTGGAAACAGCTCAACTCCTACATGGCCATCCCCCCGGAAAACGTGGAAGCAAGAGGCACGCAAACAGGGGCCAGATTGTATTGGCAAACAGACAACCCCAACATTCGAGGCTTCTTTATTTACCGGGATGGAAAGAAGATCAACAATGAGCTGCTACCAGCGCATACCCGGCAATATGAAGACAAAGCTGATGGGCAGCATGCCTATGAAGTGCATCCCGTATGCTGGGGCAATGATGCAGAATTGCCTTCCATCAGCGTGCCTTGCCTGGCCGGCAATGCCGATGCAGCAGCGCCGCAGATCGTAATCATCTCGCCGCCCACTTCCGTATTGGCTGGTCAGTCCGTATGGATCAAAGCCAGGTTGCTTGACAACCGCAGCGATGAATTACTCACCGCCACACTCTATTACCGCAGTGCCGGGACAAAGGAGTGGAAGCAGCTACCCATGACCAGGAGGGTAAAGGCTGTTTTCACTGCTGCGATCCCGGCCACTACTATCACCGAAAAAGGAATAGACTACTACATCAGCGCTACCGATGGCAGCAATACCGCGGTGTTCCCGGCAGATGCACCATCACTTCCGCTCTCATTAGTACAGGAAAAAGCTACCCGCCTTGTTCCTTCACTCAAGGCGCCTGTAGCAACAACAGATAAATACACATTGAAATGGCAACCCGTGAAAGGCGCCTTCTATTACAGGATCTACCGTTCGCAGCAAAAAGAATGTGCAGCAGGTCCGGAAAACAACCTAACTTATATAGCAGCCGATGCAGCATTGACCTATACAGACAATGGACAAGATCTGCGCGCCCAACCACTCACAGGCGCCTGGTATTATCGTATTACGGCGGTTGACAGGCAGGGTTATGAAAGCCTGCCCTCAGCAGCCGTGGCCATCCATCAATTGCAAGGAGACAGAAAACCATCATCACCATGA
- a CDS encoding sugar porter family MFS transporter, protein MSDATTYTKPAPTGAIVAIQPGLNKPNKSFIILVSGVAALGGLLFGFDTAIISGAIPYITTYFSLNEYMLGWTVSSILIGCAGGAMVSGKLADRYGRKFMLIICAILFAVSGIGAGMANQLWVFILFRLIGGLGVGAAAMVSPMYIAEMAPAAWRGRLVAFYQLAIVAGILLAYFSNFLFDGTGVNNWRWMFASQAAPSLLFLGLLLAVPETPRWLMKKGRSEAATAIVIKTSGFSATAKEITAIENSFRTEERVSLKTLFNKTYRPVLFIGILVAVFQQVTGINSILYYAPVIFKETGLNTASSLLQTIGIGVVNVVSTFIAIGLVDKVGRKKFLLAGCVVMGISLVAVALCFRYSYFDNYIVLIFMLLYVGAFGCTLGAVTWVYLSEIFPNRVRGLALSVATLALWLADFIVTYTFPVMTKHLGTSVTLLSYATLCAIAFGYMLYKVKETKGRSLEDIEQLFIHKQ, encoded by the coding sequence ATGAGCGACGCCACCACCTATACCAAGCCTGCCCCCACGGGCGCCATCGTAGCCATACAACCGGGCCTGAACAAGCCCAACAAATCATTCATCATCCTGGTGAGCGGCGTGGCCGCGCTGGGCGGCTTGTTGTTTGGCTTTGATACGGCCATCATCTCCGGCGCTATTCCGTACATCACTACCTATTTTTCGCTCAATGAATACATGCTGGGGTGGACGGTGAGCTCCATACTCATTGGCTGCGCCGGTGGCGCCATGGTATCGGGTAAACTGGCCGACCGCTATGGCCGGAAATTCATGCTCATCATTTGCGCCATCCTCTTTGCCGTATCGGGCATCGGGGCCGGCATGGCCAACCAACTGTGGGTCTTCATTCTCTTCCGCCTCATCGGCGGACTCGGTGTAGGCGCTGCCGCCATGGTATCACCCATGTACATAGCCGAAATGGCGCCCGCCGCCTGGCGGGGCAGGCTGGTAGCCTTTTACCAACTGGCCATCGTGGCCGGTATCCTGCTGGCTTACTTTTCCAACTTCTTGTTTGATGGCACCGGGGTCAACAACTGGCGGTGGATGTTTGCCTCCCAGGCCGCTCCTTCCCTGCTCTTCCTGGGCCTCTTACTCGCCGTGCCCGAAACACCGCGCTGGCTCATGAAAAAAGGGCGCTCCGAAGCCGCTACCGCCATTGTCATCAAAACATCCGGCTTCTCGGCAACAGCGAAGGAGATCACCGCCATTGAAAACAGCTTTCGCACAGAAGAGCGGGTATCGCTCAAAACACTCTTCAATAAAACCTACCGGCCCGTATTGTTCATCGGCATCCTGGTAGCCGTATTCCAGCAGGTCACCGGCATCAACTCCATCCTGTACTACGCCCCCGTCATCTTTAAAGAAACAGGATTGAATACAGCTTCCTCGCTCCTGCAAACCATTGGCATCGGCGTGGTGAACGTAGTATCCACCTTCATCGCCATTGGCCTGGTAGATAAAGTAGGCCGCAAGAAATTCCTGCTGGCCGGCTGTGTGGTCATGGGCATCTCACTCGTAGCCGTGGCGCTTTGTTTCCGGTACAGTTACTTCGACAACTACATCGTGCTCATCTTCATGCTGCTCTATGTAGGGGCTTTTGGCTGTACGCTGGGCGCCGTTACCTGGGTATACCTTTCCGAGATCTTCCCCAACCGCGTGCGGGGCCTCGCCTTATCAGTAGCCACCCTGGCCTTATGGCTGGCCGATTTCATCGTGACCTATACCTTTCCCGTCATGACCAAGCACCTGGGCACTTCCGTTACCCTCTTATCTTATGCCACCCTTTGCGCCATCGCCTTCGGCTACATGCTGTACAAGGTGAAAGAAACAAAGGGAAGATCGCTCGAAGACATTGAACAATTGTTCATCCATAAACAATAG
- a CDS encoding glycosyltransferase family 2 protein — MPISFSLFDPPGPTPAVKSVDDRQTGQLVADNSTASDVSIKKLSIIIPVYNEAKTISLILDRIHEVKLIKNIEKEVIIVNDCSTDHTEQVIHQYMSNTPASTIQYLSHNINQGKGAAIHTGIAHATGEYLLVQDADLEYDPGEYNSLLKPVVVGAADVVYGSRFMGGNAHRILFFWHTIGNRFLTFLSNFFNNLNLTDMETGYKLFKTDIIQRIRLQEKRFGFEPEVTAKIAMVPGIRIYEVGISYYGRTFAEGKKIGWRDGVKAIYCILKYALFNNQVMKSSKAKVATV, encoded by the coding sequence ATGCCAATCAGTTTTAGTCTATTCGACCCTCCGGGACCTACTCCTGCCGTAAAGTCTGTTGATGACCGGCAAACTGGTCAGCTTGTTGCTGACAATAGCACTGCATCAGACGTCTCTATTAAAAAGTTGTCCATCATTATTCCGGTCTATAATGAAGCAAAAACCATTTCGCTGATCCTGGACCGCATTCATGAAGTAAAGCTCATCAAAAATATAGAAAAGGAAGTGATCATTGTGAATGATTGCTCGACTGATCATACGGAGCAGGTGATTCATCAATATATGTCTAACACACCGGCATCAACCATTCAATACTTATCCCATAACATTAACCAGGGGAAAGGTGCGGCTATTCATACGGGAATTGCCCATGCCACCGGAGAATACCTGCTGGTGCAGGATGCTGACCTTGAATATGACCCGGGCGAATACAACAGTTTACTAAAGCCCGTGGTGGTTGGCGCGGCTGATGTAGTATACGGCTCCCGGTTCATGGGCGGTAACGCCCACCGCATCCTTTTCTTCTGGCATACCATCGGTAACAGGTTTCTCACCTTCTTGTCCAATTTCTTCAATAACCTGAACCTGACCGACATGGAAACCGGTTACAAACTGTTCAAAACGGATATTATTCAGCGAATCCGCTTACAGGAAAAGCGCTTTGGCTTTGAGCCGGAGGTGACGGCCAAGATAGCGATGGTGCCGGGGATAAGGATCTATGAGGTGGGCATTTCTTATTATGGACGAACATTCGCAGAAGGGAAAAAGATAGGTTGGAGGGATGGCGTGAAAGCTATTTACTGCATACTGAAGTATGCATTGTTTAATAACCAGGTAATGAAGTCGAGTAAAGCAAAAGTAGCAACTGTATGA